The proteins below are encoded in one region of Haloterrigena turkmenica DSM 5511:
- a CDS encoding IclR family transcriptional regulator, whose product MAKTTKSRTIQAVGITLEIIDYLHEHDSARITEIANELGRAKGTIHCHLATLLEKEHVIKSGDEYQLSLRYLELGEGVKDRLGFYDVVTDELDELAEESGELVQFATEEHGRAVYLYKTGGDRAVQTASSIGKREYLHCLALGKAILAHTPRERVEEIIDRHGLKRYTPQTITDREELFDELEAVRERGYAFDEEEKIEGLHCVAAPVMAGEDEVLGAVSLSRPLSRMTGDQFKEEIPNMVTRSANVIEINAKYS is encoded by the coding sequence ATGGCAAAGACGACGAAATCGAGAACGATTCAGGCGGTGGGGATCACGCTCGAGATTATCGACTACCTTCACGAGCACGACAGCGCGCGGATCACCGAGATCGCGAACGAACTCGGGCGGGCGAAAGGAACCATCCACTGCCATCTGGCCACCCTACTCGAGAAGGAACACGTCATCAAGAGCGGGGACGAGTACCAGCTCAGTCTCCGCTACCTCGAACTCGGCGAGGGAGTGAAAGACCGGCTGGGGTTCTACGATGTCGTCACCGACGAACTGGACGAACTGGCCGAAGAGTCCGGCGAGTTGGTACAGTTCGCGACGGAAGAACACGGCCGCGCGGTGTACCTGTACAAGACGGGCGGCGACCGGGCCGTCCAGACCGCCTCGTCGATCGGAAAACGGGAGTACCTCCACTGCCTCGCGCTCGGAAAGGCGATCCTCGCACACACCCCGCGCGAGCGCGTCGAAGAGATCATCGATCGCCACGGGTTGAAGCGGTACACGCCCCAGACCATCACCGACCGCGAGGAACTCTTCGACGAACTCGAGGCGGTCCGCGAGCGCGGGTACGCGTTCGACGAGGAAGAGAAGATCGAGGGACTACACTGCGTCGCAGCGCCGGTCATGGCCGGCGAGGACGAAGTCCTCGGTGCCGTCAGTCTCTCCCGACCCTTGAGTCGGATGACGGGCGATCAGTTCAAGGAGGAAATCCCGAATATGGTCACCCGCTCCGCGAACGTCATCGAAATCAACGCGAAGTACTCCTGA
- the iolM gene encoding scyllo-inosose 3-dehydrogenase: MKSLVVDAQWDPRAEYDVSDAERESKKAMNASQVWRDPELRVTERERPTPEGDEVLVRVRYAGICGSDVSMLETDEDGYVHYSAYLRLPNVTGHEFVGEVVETGDDAQLFEEGDLVTAEVTDYCGRCNMCRQGFTGHCENFEQLGFTIPGAFAEYAAVPEKLCWDVSALRDAYETDDEALRAAATIEPSTITYHGLFARAEGILPGDYHVYHGAGPIGLTGMNVSRAAGAGEVIAFEPSDERREVARTLGFEHVYNPIEDDPVETIASVTDGEGADVHVETAGAVSQTYPAIEDSLAEGANVVHISNAASDPDIALRKYQGNSAQLYGSEGHTGQQVYPRVIRLMAAGRLDNLPIVTSTFDLENADDAIRQASERVDGKVLIEI; the protein is encoded by the coding sequence ATGAAATCCCTTGTAGTGGATGCTCAGTGGGACCCAAGAGCGGAGTACGACGTTTCGGACGCCGAACGCGAATCGAAGAAGGCGATGAACGCCTCGCAGGTGTGGCGAGATCCCGAACTCCGCGTCACCGAACGCGAGCGCCCGACGCCGGAGGGCGACGAAGTGCTCGTCCGCGTTCGCTACGCAGGCATCTGCGGGAGCGACGTCTCGATGCTCGAGACCGACGAGGACGGCTACGTCCACTATTCGGCGTACCTCCGGCTGCCGAACGTGACCGGCCACGAGTTCGTGGGCGAGGTCGTCGAGACGGGCGACGACGCGCAGCTGTTCGAGGAAGGCGACCTCGTCACCGCGGAGGTGACCGACTACTGCGGGCGCTGTAACATGTGCCGGCAGGGCTTTACGGGTCACTGCGAGAACTTCGAGCAGCTCGGCTTCACGATCCCCGGCGCGTTCGCGGAGTACGCCGCCGTTCCGGAGAAGCTCTGCTGGGACGTCTCGGCGCTCCGGGACGCCTACGAGACGGACGACGAGGCGCTTCGCGCCGCCGCGACGATCGAGCCGAGCACCATCACGTACCACGGACTGTTCGCCCGCGCTGAGGGGATCCTGCCCGGCGATTACCACGTCTACCACGGCGCGGGCCCGATCGGCCTGACCGGGATGAACGTCTCCCGGGCCGCCGGTGCCGGTGAGGTGATCGCGTTCGAACCGTCCGACGAACGCCGCGAGGTCGCCCGCACGCTCGGGTTCGAACACGTCTACAACCCGATCGAGGACGATCCGGTCGAGACGATCGCGTCGGTCACGGACGGCGAGGGCGCCGACGTCCACGTCGAGACCGCCGGCGCGGTCTCGCAGACCTACCCCGCGATCGAGGATTCGCTAGCGGAGGGCGCGAACGTCGTCCACATCAGCAACGCCGCGAGCGATCCCGACATCGCGCTCCGGAAGTACCAGGGCAACAGCGCTCAGCTCTACGGCTCCGAGGGCCACACCGGACAGCAGGTCTACCCGCGCGTAATTCGATTGATGGCCGCCGGACGCCTCGACAATCTCCCGATCGTCACGTCGACGTTCGACCTCGAGAACGCGGACGATGCGATCCGACAGGCGTCCGAGCGCGTCGACGGGAAAGTGCTGATCGAAATTTAG
- a CDS encoding CoA-acylating methylmalonate-semialdehyde dehydrogenase, with the protein MSEQRERAVSPAVRDHVDNYVGGEWTTPASETSQPVVDPATGDELATVEFSTVETVDDAVQTANEAFEEWRQTPVAERVQYLFDLKTELEDRIDEIATALSREHGKTVAEARGEIKRGIENVEVACGMPNMMREGSGNVEDVASGMDEHAVRQPLGVFTAITPFNFPAMIPLWFLPYAVASGNTFILKPSEKVPLSSQLIFEAVDAVDFPDGVVNLVNGGAETVNTLLEHDDIEGVSFVGSSPVAKHVYETAAEHGKRVQAQGGAKNYAVVSENAEVEESVPNIIGSVYGNAGQRCLANDVVVGVGDVYDNLREQLVDAAENLTVGAGVDEETEVGPLITDDSRERVLGLIENALEEGAELVLDGRDFEHPELDGNFLGPTLLEGVTTDMEIAQEEIFGPVLCLAEAEDLDEAIEMVNSTKYGNASSLYTESGSEARQYRYEVDAGNIGINVGVCAPMGFFHFGGRKASFFGDLHAQGEDAVNFYTEKTIQIERWYS; encoded by the coding sequence ATGTCCGAGCAAAGAGAGCGAGCCGTTTCACCAGCCGTTCGTGACCACGTCGACAACTACGTCGGCGGCGAGTGGACCACGCCCGCAAGCGAGACGTCCCAGCCCGTCGTCGATCCCGCGACGGGGGACGAACTCGCGACGGTCGAGTTCTCGACCGTCGAGACCGTCGACGACGCAGTACAGACCGCAAACGAGGCCTTCGAAGAGTGGCGACAGACACCCGTCGCCGAGCGCGTCCAGTACCTCTTCGACCTGAAGACCGAACTCGAGGACCGAATCGACGAGATCGCGACCGCGCTCTCCCGCGAGCACGGGAAGACCGTCGCAGAGGCGCGCGGAGAGATCAAGCGCGGCATCGAGAACGTCGAAGTGGCCTGCGGAATGCCCAACATGATGCGCGAGGGCAGCGGCAACGTTGAGGACGTCGCGTCCGGGATGGACGAACACGCCGTCCGGCAGCCCCTTGGCGTCTTCACTGCCATCACGCCGTTTAACTTCCCGGCGATGATCCCGCTGTGGTTCCTGCCGTACGCGGTCGCGTCCGGGAACACGTTCATTCTCAAGCCCAGCGAGAAGGTCCCGCTGAGCTCCCAGCTCATCTTCGAGGCCGTCGACGCGGTCGACTTTCCCGACGGCGTCGTCAACCTCGTCAACGGTGGGGCCGAGACCGTCAACACGCTGCTCGAGCACGATGACATCGAGGGCGTCTCGTTCGTCGGCAGTTCGCCCGTCGCCAAGCACGTCTACGAGACCGCCGCCGAACACGGCAAGCGCGTGCAGGCCCAGGGCGGGGCGAAGAACTACGCCGTCGTCAGCGAGAACGCGGAAGTCGAGGAATCGGTTCCGAACATCATCGGCTCTGTCTACGGCAACGCCGGTCAGCGCTGTCTCGCCAACGACGTCGTCGTCGGCGTCGGCGACGTCTACGACAACCTCCGCGAGCAGCTGGTCGACGCCGCGGAGAACCTCACCGTCGGCGCCGGCGTCGACGAGGAGACCGAAGTCGGCCCCCTGATCACCGACGACTCGCGCGAGCGCGTGCTCGGCCTGATCGAGAACGCGCTCGAGGAAGGCGCCGAACTCGTCCTCGACGGCCGGGACTTCGAACATCCCGAACTGGACGGTAACTTCCTCGGCCCGACGCTCCTCGAGGGCGTCACGACCGACATGGAGATCGCCCAAGAGGAGATCTTCGGGCCGGTGCTCTGTCTCGCCGAGGCCGAGGACTTAGACGAGGCCATCGAGATGGTCAACTCGACGAAGTACGGCAACGCCTCCTCGCTCTACACCGAGTCCGGCAGCGAGGCCCGCCAGTACCGGTACGAGGTCGACGCGGGGAACATCGGGATCAACGTCGGCGTCTGCGCCCCGATGGGCTTCTTCCACTTCGGCGGCCGGAAGGCGTCGTTCTTTGGCGACCTCCACGCTCAGGGCGAGGACGCGGTCAACTTCTACACCGAGAAGACCATCCAGATCGAACGCTGGTACAGCTAA
- a CDS encoding 2,3-butanediol dehydrogenase — MKAARFYGERDIRIDEDADPGDVGPTDVRIDVDVCGICGTDLHEYERAALTPDSEHPQTGASRPIVIGHEFSGRVSEVGDDVMRLAVGDPVTVHPNIPCHDCVYCADGRYNRCDDSLAIGLETGTGGFAESAVVPARQVHVLPESVDLWEGALVEPLAVGLHAVRRSGMCAGDTVAVFGCGPIGLTALRAAEAGGAKRIFASEPNEHRREVARRLGADVAIDPLEEDAVERIADATDDGVDAAFEFAGVEPSVDAAIRSTRRGGAVTVGSLSDGAVALDLDEIVLNERELRGTFCYGFPPRSFRTEFDAIVRSIADGEIDTDAFATKRISLENIVEEGFEELTAPDTAHVKILVEP, encoded by the coding sequence ATGAAAGCAGCACGATTCTACGGCGAGCGCGATATCCGCATCGACGAGGACGCCGACCCGGGCGACGTCGGCCCGACCGACGTTCGGATCGACGTCGACGTCTGCGGGATCTGTGGCACCGACCTCCACGAGTACGAGCGGGCGGCTCTCACTCCCGACAGCGAACACCCGCAGACGGGCGCGAGTCGCCCGATCGTTATCGGACACGAGTTCAGCGGCCGCGTCAGCGAAGTCGGCGACGACGTGATGCGACTCGCGGTCGGCGATCCGGTGACGGTCCACCCGAACATCCCGTGTCACGACTGCGTCTACTGTGCGGACGGGCGGTACAACCGCTGCGACGATAGCCTCGCCATCGGTCTCGAGACCGGGACCGGCGGCTTCGCGGAGAGCGCCGTCGTGCCGGCCCGGCAGGTCCACGTCCTGCCCGAGAGCGTCGATCTGTGGGAGGGCGCGCTCGTGGAACCCCTGGCGGTCGGCCTGCACGCGGTCCGTCGGTCCGGAATGTGCGCCGGCGACACGGTGGCCGTCTTCGGCTGCGGACCGATCGGCCTCACCGCGCTCCGGGCCGCCGAAGCCGGCGGCGCGAAGCGGATTTTCGCCTCCGAACCGAACGAGCACCGACGCGAGGTCGCGCGCCGACTTGGCGCCGACGTCGCGATCGATCCGCTCGAGGAGGACGCGGTCGAGCGCATCGCGGACGCGACCGACGACGGGGTCGACGCCGCGTTCGAGTTCGCCGGCGTCGAGCCGTCGGTCGATGCGGCGATTCGGAGCACCCGCCGCGGCGGCGCCGTCACCGTCGGGAGCCTCAGCGACGGTGCGGTCGCACTGGATCTGGACGAGATCGTCCTGAACGAACGCGAACTCAGAGGGACCTTCTGTTACGGGTTTCCGCCGCGCTCGTTCCGCACCGAGTTCGACGCGATCGTTCGGTCGATCGCGGACGGCGAGATAGACACCGACGCGTTCGCGACGAAGCGAATTTCGCTCGAGAACATCGTCGAGGAGGGGTTCGAGGAGCTGACGGCTCCCGACACGGCACACGTCAAGATCCTGGTCGAGCCCTGA
- a CDS encoding thiamine pyrophosphate-binding protein produces the protein MPTLTGGEIIAKYLEKEGVEYLVGIPGHGSTNLLDAFNDSEVEVIQPRHEEGATHLADGYARASGDPLAVFTSIGPGATNTVTGVATAYVDSIPMVVFTGAPQTHEYGQGILQEIERQKPGDFPSVMEPVTKKSFVVNDVEQLPRVLRRAFQVATTGRPGPVHVDVPMDVQGGAADVEIPEPAETRTHSRPGGDPESVSEAADLLAEADRPVIVPGGGCMLGEAWDEVQDLAEHLKAPVIPTFQAKGIIPEDHELFVGYAGWIGSTAGNELASNADVVLAIGCRFTDMHTSSFEQGVSFEIPPSKLIHVDIDNEEIGKNYPVEVGILGDSKVVTRQLHEAVADRVDPVGTEDNEYYDEIQRLWAEWQELVEERQTDDVPMSISRALASLREALDRDGIVVSSAGQPQEVTNPQFPVYEPRTNISCGGFSTMGFGVSAAIGAKLARPDRQVVDVEGDGSFMMCNQEVNCAVEHDVDVTWLVVNNDGWKSIRNLQVDKYGWDRVLNTPFEEGVDFVQMAESFGVEFSERVIKPENLTETLEEALAHDGPALVEAIVEPDNEDSGAIVTGKWDLADLERDD, from the coding sequence ATGCCCACGCTTACCGGAGGCGAGATTATCGCCAAGTATCTGGAGAAAGAGGGCGTAGAGTACCTGGTCGGCATTCCCGGACACGGGAGCACGAACCTCCTCGACGCGTTCAACGACTCCGAGGTCGAGGTCATCCAACCGCGACACGAGGAGGGCGCGACCCACCTCGCGGACGGCTACGCGCGTGCCAGCGGCGATCCGCTCGCCGTGTTCACGTCGATCGGTCCCGGCGCGACGAACACGGTCACCGGCGTCGCAACGGCCTACGTCGACTCGATCCCGATGGTCGTCTTCACGGGCGCGCCCCAGACCCACGAGTACGGCCAGGGGATCCTCCAGGAGATCGAACGACAGAAACCCGGCGACTTCCCGAGCGTAATGGAGCCGGTCACGAAGAAGAGCTTCGTCGTGAACGACGTCGAACAACTCCCTCGAGTCCTCAGACGTGCGTTCCAGGTCGCGACGACGGGCCGACCGGGCCCGGTCCACGTCGACGTGCCGATGGACGTACAGGGCGGCGCCGCAGACGTCGAGATTCCGGAGCCGGCGGAGACGCGAACCCACAGCCGTCCCGGCGGCGATCCGGAGTCCGTCTCCGAGGCCGCCGACCTGCTCGCGGAGGCCGACCGGCCGGTCATCGTCCCCGGCGGCGGCTGTATGCTCGGCGAGGCCTGGGACGAGGTCCAGGACCTCGCGGAGCACCTCAAGGCGCCCGTCATCCCGACCTTCCAGGCGAAGGGGATCATCCCCGAGGACCACGAGCTGTTCGTCGGCTACGCGGGCTGGATCGGCTCGACGGCCGGCAACGAACTCGCGAGCAACGCGGACGTCGTGCTCGCGATCGGCTGTCGGTTCACGGACATGCACACGTCCTCGTTCGAACAGGGCGTGAGCTTCGAGATCCCGCCGAGCAAGCTCATCCACGTCGACATCGACAACGAGGAGATCGGTAAGAACTACCCCGTCGAGGTCGGCATCCTCGGCGACTCGAAGGTCGTCACGCGACAGCTCCACGAGGCGGTCGCCGACCGCGTCGACCCCGTCGGTACCGAAGACAACGAGTATTACGACGAGATCCAGCGGCTGTGGGCCGAGTGGCAGGAACTCGTCGAGGAGCGACAGACGGATGACGTGCCGATGTCGATCTCGCGCGCCCTGGCGAGTCTGCGCGAGGCGCTGGACCGCGACGGCATCGTCGTCTCGAGCGCCGGTCAGCCACAGGAGGTCACGAACCCGCAGTTCCCGGTGTACGAGCCCCGGACGAACATCTCCTGTGGCGGCTTCTCGACGATGGGCTTCGGCGTCTCCGCCGCCATCGGTGCGAAGCTCGCTCGGCCCGACAGGCAGGTCGTCGACGTGGAGGGCGACGGCAGCTTCATGATGTGTAACCAGGAGGTCAACTGCGCGGTCGAACACGACGTCGACGTCACCTGGCTCGTCGTGAACAACGACGGCTGGAAGTCGATCCGGAACCTCCAGGTCGACAAGTACGGCTGGGACCGCGTCCTCAACACGCCGTTCGAAGAGGGCGTCGACTTCGTCCAGATGGCCGAATCGTTCGGCGTCGAGTTCTCCGAGCGCGTCATCAAACCCGAGAACCTCACCGAGACGCTCGAGGAGGCCCTCGCCCACGACGGGCCCGCGCTCGTCGAAGCCATCGTCGAACCGGACAACGAAGATTCCGGTGCGATCGTCACCGGCAAGTGGGACCTCGCCGACCTCGAGCGGGACGACTGA
- a CDS encoding HalOD1 output domain-containing protein, which yields MGHRNGTDPFGTERSAESVSTKVIKRVATASDREISQLPPLYDTVDPGALDALIDSVEAGPSSLVLRFAYEGYLITIDESASVSVERRTE from the coding sequence ATGGGACACAGAAACGGAACCGACCCCTTTGGAACGGAACGCTCCGCAGAGTCAGTCTCGACGAAAGTCATCAAACGCGTCGCGACGGCTTCGGATCGGGAGATCAGTCAGTTACCGCCGCTGTACGACACCGTCGATCCGGGGGCACTCGACGCCCTGATCGATTCCGTCGAAGCGGGCCCGTCGTCGCTGGTTCTTCGGTTCGCGTACGAGGGCTATCTGATTACGATCGACGAATCGGCGTCCGTGAGCGTCGAACGTCGGACCGAATAG
- a CDS encoding LLM class flavin-dependent oxidoreductase, with the protein MVEIDYMAHQEQYDPSALLDYGEQATAGGYETVWTSDHFHPWFHTGAESAFAWSWLGAATERLDGPIGTCVTPATGHYHPGMIAQAFATLQQLHDDRVLLGLSTGEAMNETPLGFDWPEYPERRDRLEEALEIIRALWGDDEWVSDDVRERIDEDGFVTYDGERFDLDEAKLYTMAEQSPEIHIAANGPSTARLAARYADGFITVKKGEEYTDRLYPAIRRYAEEEGNDPDAIETTLLVTASYHPDYERALEATRPWHATTQNVFDRALSDPREIEAEGEKATREEIEEKFLIADDPAEIAAQLEEYAEMGFDRIAVGNTSPDPERLFEVMNDEVIPSL; encoded by the coding sequence ATGGTCGAAATCGATTACATGGCTCATCAGGAGCAGTACGATCCGTCCGCGCTGTTGGACTACGGAGAACAGGCCACGGCCGGCGGTTACGAGACCGTCTGGACGTCGGACCACTTCCACCCGTGGTTCCACACGGGCGCGGAGTCGGCGTTCGCGTGGTCCTGGCTCGGCGCCGCGACGGAACGACTGGACGGACCGATCGGCACATGCGTGACGCCCGCGACGGGCCACTACCACCCCGGCATGATCGCGCAGGCGTTCGCGACCCTCCAGCAGCTCCACGACGATCGGGTGTTGCTCGGGCTCTCCACCGGCGAGGCAATGAACGAGACGCCGCTCGGCTTCGACTGGCCGGAGTATCCCGAACGCCGGGACCGGCTCGAGGAGGCCCTCGAGATCATCCGCGCCCTCTGGGGCGACGACGAGTGGGTCAGCGACGACGTCCGCGAGCGCATCGACGAGGACGGGTTCGTCACCTACGACGGGGAGCGGTTCGACCTCGACGAGGCCAAGCTGTACACCATGGCCGAGCAGTCGCCGGAGATCCACATCGCGGCCAACGGACCGAGCACCGCGCGGCTCGCCGCGCGGTACGCCGACGGGTTCATCACGGTCAAGAAGGGCGAGGAGTACACCGACCGGCTCTACCCCGCGATCCGTCGCTACGCCGAGGAGGAGGGCAACGATCCGGACGCGATCGAGACGACGCTGCTCGTGACGGCGTCCTACCACCCCGACTACGAGCGGGCGCTCGAGGCGACGCGCCCGTGGCACGCGACGACCCAGAACGTCTTCGACCGGGCGCTGTCGGACCCGCGGGAGATCGAGGCCGAGGGCGAGAAGGCGACCCGCGAGGAGATCGAGGAGAAGTTCTTGATCGCAGACGATCCGGCGGAGATCGCGGCCCAGCTCGAGGAGTACGCCGAGATGGGATTCGATCGGATCGCGGTCGGGAACACCAGCCCCGACCCCGAGCGGCTGTTCGAGGTCATGAACGACGAGGTCATCCCGTCGCTGTAA
- a CDS encoding MBL fold metallo-hydrolase — MAIHSDWSDWLPRAIASADPDGVAVWYLGCNGFVLKGRGGTTIFIDPYLGLGDPPRIIRMIPVPFESDDVRSADAILATHEHVDHVHGPSQAPILANTGASFYGPDDAVAIARDDEAWPDAYDVSDEQLVEVAEGDSFDVGEFEIHVEPAYDPDASHPVSYVVEHEGGTFFHGGDSRPADSFADIGERFDIDLGVLAFGTVGVMPHRETGTPTVTKWYNDENQLIEAASDLRLDRLLPSHWDMWKRLTADPTVLHHHARSVEYPRRLEIAEIGDRIEL, encoded by the coding sequence ATGGCGATTCACAGCGACTGGAGCGATTGGCTTCCGCGAGCGATCGCGTCGGCCGATCCCGACGGCGTCGCCGTCTGGTATCTCGGCTGCAACGGGTTCGTCCTCAAGGGACGCGGGGGAACGACGATCTTCATCGATCCGTATCTGGGCTTGGGCGACCCGCCGCGGATCATCCGAATGATTCCGGTTCCGTTCGAGTCGGACGACGTCCGCAGCGCGGACGCGATCCTCGCGACCCACGAACACGTCGATCACGTGCACGGGCCGTCACAGGCGCCGATCCTGGCGAACACGGGAGCCTCGTTCTACGGTCCGGACGACGCCGTCGCCATCGCACGCGACGACGAAGCGTGGCCGGATGCCTACGACGTGAGCGACGAGCAACTGGTCGAAGTCGCGGAAGGGGACTCGTTCGACGTCGGCGAGTTCGAGATTCACGTCGAGCCGGCCTACGACCCCGACGCGAGCCATCCGGTCTCGTACGTCGTCGAACACGAAGGTGGCACGTTCTTCCACGGCGGCGACTCGAGGCCGGCAGATTCGTTCGCCGATATCGGCGAGCGCTTCGATATCGACCTCGGCGTCCTCGCGTTCGGGACGGTCGGCGTGATGCCCCATCGAGAGACCGGCACACCGACGGTGACGAAGTGGTACAACGACGAGAATCAGCTGATCGAGGCCGCGAGCGATCTCCGGCTCGATCGGCTCCTGCCGAGCCACTGGGACATGTGGAAGCGGCTCACCGCGGATCCGACCGTGCTACACCATCACGCGCGGAGCGTCGAGTATCCGCGGCGCCTCGAGATCGCCGAAATCGGCGACCGCATCGAACTCTGA
- a CDS encoding glucose 1-dehydrogenase — protein sequence MRAVALFPDEPELRVIEKPKPTPENGEALIRTVAVGIDGSDRRIAAGEIGGDVPDGEDHLVIGHEAVGVVEEPNGTDLARGDVVAPLVRRPVGDGSRFAANGELDMAPPGSFHECGITGAHGYMSEFFTARPGYLVPIPESRAAYGFFVEPASLVEKALDQTEAARSGFDWRPSSAFVLGNGNLGLLALTRLETGDEFERTYCLGRRDRPDPTIDVIENVGGTYVDSRELSLDEFPAVHEPVDFAFETTGHPAHAVEAVDALAPNGVVTLQGIPGSSSTVEIDGGAFHTDLVVTNKAILGVVNARRSHFRAAAEWLAETPESVLDALVTGVYGPDEIDEAFADSAETIKTVVSFDR from the coding sequence ATGCGCGCCGTCGCACTGTTTCCGGACGAGCCAGAACTGCGTGTCATCGAGAAACCGAAACCGACCCCCGAGAACGGTGAGGCTCTGATTCGAACCGTCGCCGTCGGGATCGACGGCTCGGACAGGCGCATCGCGGCCGGCGAAATCGGCGGCGACGTTCCCGACGGCGAGGACCACCTCGTCATCGGCCACGAGGCGGTCGGCGTCGTCGAAGAGCCGAACGGAACTGACCTCGCGAGAGGCGACGTCGTCGCCCCCCTCGTGCGACGCCCCGTCGGCGACGGATCGAGATTCGCGGCCAACGGCGAACTCGACATGGCCCCTCCCGGGAGTTTCCACGAGTGCGGGATCACCGGCGCACACGGGTACATGTCGGAGTTTTTCACCGCCCGCCCGGGGTATCTCGTTCCGATCCCCGAATCGCGCGCGGCGTACGGCTTCTTCGTTGAACCGGCGAGTCTCGTCGAGAAGGCCCTCGACCAGACGGAGGCGGCGCGGTCCGGATTCGACTGGCGGCCGTCGAGCGCGTTCGTTCTCGGGAACGGCAACCTCGGGCTGCTCGCGCTGACGCGACTCGAGACCGGCGACGAGTTCGAGCGAACCTACTGTCTCGGCCGGCGAGACCGACCGGATCCGACGATCGACGTCATCGAAAACGTCGGCGGCACCTACGTCGACTCGAGGGAGCTCTCGCTCGACGAGTTTCCCGCAGTCCACGAGCCGGTCGATTTCGCCTTCGAGACGACGGGACACCCCGCCCACGCCGTCGAAGCCGTGGACGCGCTCGCTCCGAACGGCGTCGTGACGCTCCAGGGGATTCCGGGCTCGTCGTCGACGGTCGAAATCGACGGGGGCGCGTTCCACACGGATCTGGTCGTCACCAACAAGGCGATCCTCGGGGTCGTGAACGCCCGACGGTCTCACTTCCGTGCCGCCGCCGAGTGGCTCGCCGAAACGCCGGAGTCGGTGCTCGACGCGCTCGTGACCGGCGTCTACGGACCGGACGAGATAGACGAGGCGTTCGCCGACTCCGCGGAGACGATAAAGACGGTCGTCTCGTTCGATCGCTGA
- a CDS encoding mandelate racemase/muconate lactonizing enzyme family protein has product MYEDFASTLAATMWTDFDDQPERDGPTAEITDIDSFVIDGNFPWTIVTVETDRGVTGIGEAYPSPGVHEIVTDYLRPVLVGENPLDVERLYNLMRESLSGRGSQWGVGTIAISGVEIALWDAAGKLLNQPVYQLLGGKTREEVRVYADCHAGEAMVSSAEEGQEETTYEPEAYAQAARMAVDDGFDMIKFDLDVPSGRDIDTLSRHFDPPEVEHKRSVVEAVTDEIGHEAEVAVDLHWNFSPETAKQLCRAIEPYDLAWVEDPLPPENTDAMRELQRSVDTTLLTGENRYGRHGFRDLIEEQAVDFLAPDVPKTGGIAETKKIADMAEAYYQALIPHNIGSPIATVATAHVGATVPNFVALEYHAREVSWWDDLVARDEPLIQNGRLEVPDSPGLGIQLDWDVVEEHRKQRS; this is encoded by the coding sequence ATGTACGAGGACTTTGCATCCACGCTCGCGGCGACGATGTGGACCGACTTCGACGACCAGCCCGAACGGGACGGCCCGACGGCCGAGATCACCGACATCGACTCGTTCGTCATCGACGGCAACTTCCCGTGGACGATCGTCACCGTCGAGACCGATCGCGGCGTGACGGGAATCGGCGAGGCCTACCCATCGCCGGGCGTCCACGAGATCGTCACGGACTACCTCCGACCGGTGCTCGTCGGCGAGAACCCGCTCGACGTCGAGCGACTCTACAACCTCATGCGCGAGAGCCTCTCGGGACGGGGCTCCCAGTGGGGCGTCGGAACGATCGCCATCAGCGGCGTCGAGATCGCCCTCTGGGACGCGGCCGGGAAGCTGCTCAACCAGCCGGTCTACCAGCTACTGGGCGGGAAGACCCGCGAGGAGGTCCGCGTCTATGCCGACTGTCACGCCGGCGAGGCGATGGTCTCCTCGGCCGAGGAGGGCCAGGAGGAGACGACGTACGAACCCGAAGCGTACGCCCAGGCCGCGCGCATGGCCGTCGACGACGGGTTCGATATGATCAAGTTCGACCTCGACGTCCCGTCCGGCCGCGACATCGACACCCTCTCGCGGCACTTCGATCCGCCGGAGGTCGAGCACAAGCGTTCGGTCGTCGAGGCCGTCACCGACGAGATCGGCCACGAGGCCGAGGTCGCGGTCGATCTCCACTGGAACTTCAGCCCCGAGACGGCCAAGCAGCTCTGTCGGGCGATCGAGCCGTACGACCTCGCCTGGGTCGAGGATCCCCTGCCGCCGGAGAACACCGACGCGATGCGCGAACTACAGCGCAGCGTCGACACGACGCTGCTGACCGGCGAGAACCGCTACGGTCGCCACGGCTTCCGTGACCTGATCGAGGAGCAGGCCGTCGACTTCCTCGCCCCCGACGTGCCCAAGACTGGCGGGATCGCCGAGACGAAGAAGATCGCGGACATGGCCGAGGCCTACTACCAGGCGCTCATCCCCCACAACATCGGCAGCCCGATCGCGACCGTCGCGACCGCCCACGTCGGCGCGACGGTGCCGAACTTCGTTGCCCTCGAGTACCACGCCCGAGAGGTCTCGTGGTGGGACGACCTCGTCGCGCGCGACGAGCCGCTCATCCAGAACGGACGGCTCGAGGTTCCCGATTCCCCGGGGCTCGGTATCCAACTCGACTGGGACGTCGTCGAGGAACACCGGAAGCAGCGGTCCTGA